A section of the Phaseolus vulgaris cultivar G19833 chromosome 8, P. vulgaris v2.0, whole genome shotgun sequence genome encodes:
- the LOC137824017 gene encoding cucumisin-like, giving the protein MKSLGLSHLLQILTCILLLTSSFSKDDRKTYIVYMGEYPKGMEITESFHTRMVQSVLGSKFASDTLLHRYKSFNGFVARLTKEESERMKGMDGVVSVIPDRVHNVETSRSWNFLNFPENVPRTNEESNTIVGVIDSGIWISNANSFTGGGFGPPPQKWKGTCYNFTCNNKVIGAKHFRIGGGFLPGDIISPTDNNGHGSHCASIAAGNLVPNANLFGLGLGTARGGVPSARIAVYKVCWTGGCQSVDILAAYDAAISDGVDILSVSVGSTVKHLNYFEDVHAIGAFHAMRRGILTSKSAGNSGPNPSTMADVAPWYISVAATTIDRKFLTDLKLGNGQIIRGISGNTFSPPQNGYPIIYDGDVPAPGFNSSTSRLCTNNSLNGALVRGKIVLCDGYASSVRVGFASGAAGVIFRSTLPLVVAGVFALPEVHISSSDGQSVYNYLKSTSNPTAIISKSYEGIDSAAPYIAPFSSRGPNTITPNILKPDIAAPGVDILAAWSTLSPISRVNGDSRVSYFNILSGTSMACPHVTATTVYVKSFHPSWSPAVLKSALMTTATPLNPALNPDAEFAYGAGQINPLKAVNPGLVYDAGPNDYVNFLCGQGYNTSTLQTITGDNNTCTSANRGSVFNLNLPSFALSTALSKKNNVTFGRTVTNVGSARSTYRATVSGNPSSLSIQAVPNVLTFTSVGQRLSFTLRIQGTINANLVSFPLTWDDGTHQVRSPIVVYVP; this is encoded by the exons ATGAAGTCTTTAGGTTTGTCGCATCTTCTTCAAATCCTTACATGCATCCTGCTGTTGACTTCCTCATTTTCTAAAGATGATCGAAag ACTTACATAGTCTACATGGGAGAATATCCAAAGGGCATGGAAATAACAGAATCATTTCACACCAGGATGGTTCAAAGTGTCCTCGGCAG CAAATTTGCATCAGATACTTTGTTGCACCGCTACAAGAGTTTCAATGGATTTGTGGCGAGACTAACCAAAGAAGAATCAGAAAGAATGAAAg GAATGGATGGTGTGGTATCTGTTATTCCAGATAGAGTCCACAATGTGGAAACATCAAGGTCCTGGAACTTCCTTAACTTCCCTGAAAATGTCCCAAGAACAAATGAAGAAAGTAACACAATTGTTGGAGTAATCGATAGTGGAATTTGGATTTCTAATGCCAATAGCTTTACTGGTGGAGGCTTTGGTCCACCACCACAGAAATGGAAGGGAACATGCTATAACTTCACTTGCAATAA CAAAGTAATTGGAGCAAAACATTTTCGCATTGGAGGTGGGTTCCTCCCAGGGGACATCATATCTCCAACTGATAACAATGGTCACGGATCTCACTGTGCATCCATTGCTGCTGGAAACCTTGTTCCCAATGCAAATCTGTTTGGGCTTGGCTTAGGAACAGCAAGAGGAGGAGTTCCATCAGCACGCATTGCTGTGTATAAAGTTTGTTGGACAGGGGGTTGTCAAAGTGTTGACATTCTTGCAGCATATGATGCAGCCATCTCGGATGGTGTTGATATTCTTTCTGTTTCAGTGGGATCAACCGTCAAACACTTGAACTATTTTGAAGATGTACATGCAATAGGAGCTTTCCATGCAATGAGGAGGGGCATATTAACTTCTAAATCTGCAGGCAATTCGGGTCCAAATCCTTCCACAATGGCGGATGTTGCACCCTGGTACATTTCTGTGGCTGCCACCACTATAGACAGAAAGTTTTTAACTGATCTCAAACTGGGCAATGGCCAGATCATCCGG GGAATTTCAGGGAACACATTTAGTCCACCACAGAATGGTTACCCTATAATTTATGATGGAGATGTACCAGCTCCTGGATTTAATAGTTCCACATCACG GTTGTGCACTAACAATTCCTTGAATGGAGCTTTGGTGAGAGGGAAAATTGTTTTGTGTGATGGCTATGCTTCTTCTGTACGTGTGGGATTTGCTTCTGGAGCTGCTGGTGTCATATTCCGCAGTACATTGCCTTTAGTTGTTGCAGGTGTATTTGCATTGCCAGAAGTTCACATTAGCTCAAGTGATGGGCAATccgtatataattatttaaagtcAACAAG TAATCCAACAGCTATCATATCCAAGAGTTACGAAGGAATAGACTCAGCAGCCCCTTACATTGCTCCTTTCTCATCAAGAGGTCCAAATACGATCACTCCAAACATTCTTAAG CCTGACATAGCAGCTCCAGGAGTTGACATTCTGGCTGCATGGTCTACACTTTCTCCTATTTCTAGAGTTAATGGAGATAGTAGAGTTTCGTATTTCAATATATTATCTGGAACTTCAATGGCATGCCCTCATGTTACTGCAACAACTGTTTACGTCAAATCTTTTCATCCCAGCTGGTCTCCTGCTGTACTTAAATCCGCATTAATGACAACTG CTACCCCTCTGAATCCTGCACTTAATCCGGATGCTGAATTTGCTTACGGTGCGGGGCAAATTAATCCTTTGAAGGCAGTAAATCCTGGACTAGTTTATGATGCTGGTCCGAAtgattatgttaattttttgtgTGGACAAGGTTATAATACATCAACGCTGCAAACAATTACAGGAGATAACAACACTTGTACATCAGCAAATAGAGGATCTGTTTTCAACCTTAACCTCCCATCTTTTGCTCTATCAACCGCTCTCTCAAAGAAAAACAATGTCACTTTTGGTAGAACTGTTACTAATGTTGGATCAGCTAGATCCACATATAGGGCAACAGTATCTGGAAATCCATCTTCTTTAAGCATTCAAGCAGTACCAAATGTTTTGACCTTCACATCTGTGGGTCAGAGGTTGTCCTTCACCCTTAGGATTCAAGGAACCATTAATGCAAACTTGGTTTCTTTTCCTTTGACTTGGGATGATGGCACTCATCAGGTAAGGAGCCCCATTGTCGTTTATGTTCCATAA